From the genome of Panulirus ornatus isolate Po-2019 chromosome 19, ASM3632096v1, whole genome shotgun sequence, one region includes:
- the LOC139755627 gene encoding uncharacterized protein isoform X2: protein MTLTGAVAEAANERQCSRNWETMEEDELQQAGPQVVVVQQPVVARRRTEDLLPPHLRRGLKMSNGCTIPGTSIVVLGVGGFLVLLLGMVMFSRIDDLLAFGLGMLILGGACAITSCRLGFIARRDYNALPPDHPDRIKYSSRPVVALPDPDVGVGTTTYQFPPTVHEVDYPSTSIEGQEASWPASSTVAQVNNPSPLPPPSLDGRTDLWSPTAPISSQLIEDDLPPSYEEAIRNAQYTHVPGQLT from the exons AGCAGTAGCAGAGGCGGCTAACGAGAGGCAGTGCAGCAGGAACTGGGAAAcgatggaggaggatgagctgCAACAGGCAGGACCACAGGTCGTAGTTGTTCAACAGCCAGTTGTTGCTCGCAGGCGAACTGAGGATCTACTGCCCCCACATCTACGAAGAGGGTTAAAG ATGAGTAACGGCTGCACAATCCCGGGAACTTCCATTGttgtcctgggtgttggagggtttctggtcctGCTCTTGGGCATGGTAATGTTCTCCAGGATTGATGACTTGTTGGCATTCGGACTTGGCATGCTAATCCttggag GTGCTTGTGCCATAACCAGCTGCCGGTTGGGTTTCATCGCTCGTCGGGACTACAACGCCTTGCCTCCAGACCATCCAGACCGCATCAAGTACTCCTCCAGGCCAGTGGTTGCTCTCCCCGACCCAGATGTCGGAGTAGGAACCACTACTTATCAGTTCCCACCCACAGTGCATGAGGTTGACTACCCATCAACCTCGATTGAAGGACAAGAGGCAAGCTGGCCAGCGTCGTCAACTGTAGCACAGGTTAACAACCCATCGCCGTTACCGCCACCATCACTTGATGGacgtacggacctgtggagtcCTACTGCTCCTATATCCTCGCAGCTCATTGAGGACGACCTTCCTCCTTCGTATGAAGAGGCCATTAGAAATGCACAGTATACACACGTTCCAGGTCAGTTGACTTAG
- the LOC139755627 gene encoding uncharacterized protein isoform X1, with translation MTLTGAVAEAANERQCSRNWETMEEDELQQAGPQVVVVQQPVVARRRTEDLLPPHLRRGLKMSNGCTIPGTSIVVLGVGGFLVLLLGMVMFSRIDDLLAFGLGMLILGGACAITSCRLGFIARRDYNALPPDHPDRIKYSSRPVVALPDPDVGVGTTTYQFPPTVHEVDYPSTSIEGQEASWPASSTVAQVNNPSPLPPPSLDGRTDLWSPTAPISSQLIEDDLPPSYEEAIRNAQYTHVPEAFYETTS, from the exons AGCAGTAGCAGAGGCGGCTAACGAGAGGCAGTGCAGCAGGAACTGGGAAAcgatggaggaggatgagctgCAACAGGCAGGACCACAGGTCGTAGTTGTTCAACAGCCAGTTGTTGCTCGCAGGCGAACTGAGGATCTACTGCCCCCACATCTACGAAGAGGGTTAAAG ATGAGTAACGGCTGCACAATCCCGGGAACTTCCATTGttgtcctgggtgttggagggtttctggtcctGCTCTTGGGCATGGTAATGTTCTCCAGGATTGATGACTTGTTGGCATTCGGACTTGGCATGCTAATCCttggag GTGCTTGTGCCATAACCAGCTGCCGGTTGGGTTTCATCGCTCGTCGGGACTACAACGCCTTGCCTCCAGACCATCCAGACCGCATCAAGTACTCCTCCAGGCCAGTGGTTGCTCTCCCCGACCCAGATGTCGGAGTAGGAACCACTACTTATCAGTTCCCACCCACAGTGCATGAGGTTGACTACCCATCAACCTCGATTGAAGGACAAGAGGCAAGCTGGCCAGCGTCGTCAACTGTAGCACAGGTTAACAACCCATCGCCGTTACCGCCACCATCACTTGATGGacgtacggacctgtggagtcCTACTGCTCCTATATCCTCGCAGCTCATTGAGGACGACCTTCCTCCTTCGTATGAAGAGGCCATTAGAAATGCACAGTATACACACGTTCCAG AGGCTTTCTACGAAACTACGAGCTGA
- the LOC139755627 gene encoding uncharacterized protein isoform X3: protein MEEDELQQAGPQVVVVQQPVVARRRTEDLLPPHLRRGLKMSNGCTIPGTSIVVLGVGGFLVLLLGMVMFSRIDDLLAFGLGMLILGGACAITSCRLGFIARRDYNALPPDHPDRIKYSSRPVVALPDPDVGVGTTTYQFPPTVHEVDYPSTSIEGQEASWPASSTVAQVNNPSPLPPPSLDGRTDLWSPTAPISSQLIEDDLPPSYEEAIRNAQYTHVPEAFYETTS from the exons atggaggaggatgagctgCAACAGGCAGGACCACAGGTCGTAGTTGTTCAACAGCCAGTTGTTGCTCGCAGGCGAACTGAGGATCTACTGCCCCCACATCTACGAAGAGGGTTAAAG ATGAGTAACGGCTGCACAATCCCGGGAACTTCCATTGttgtcctgggtgttggagggtttctggtcctGCTCTTGGGCATGGTAATGTTCTCCAGGATTGATGACTTGTTGGCATTCGGACTTGGCATGCTAATCCttggag GTGCTTGTGCCATAACCAGCTGCCGGTTGGGTTTCATCGCTCGTCGGGACTACAACGCCTTGCCTCCAGACCATCCAGACCGCATCAAGTACTCCTCCAGGCCAGTGGTTGCTCTCCCCGACCCAGATGTCGGAGTAGGAACCACTACTTATCAGTTCCCACCCACAGTGCATGAGGTTGACTACCCATCAACCTCGATTGAAGGACAAGAGGCAAGCTGGCCAGCGTCGTCAACTGTAGCACAGGTTAACAACCCATCGCCGTTACCGCCACCATCACTTGATGGacgtacggacctgtggagtcCTACTGCTCCTATATCCTCGCAGCTCATTGAGGACGACCTTCCTCCTTCGTATGAAGAGGCCATTAGAAATGCACAGTATACACACGTTCCAG AGGCTTTCTACGAAACTACGAGCTGA
- the LOC139755627 gene encoding uncharacterized protein isoform X4 translates to MEEDELQQAGPQVVVVQQPVVARRRTEDLLPPHLRRGLKMSNGCTIPGTSIVVLGVGGFLVLLLGMVMFSRIDDLLAFGLGMLILGGACAITSCRLGFIARRDYNALPPDHPDRIKYSSRPVVALPDPDVGVGTTTYQFPPTVHEVDYPSTSIEGQEASWPASSTVAQVNNPSPLPPPSLDGRTDLWSPTAPISSQLIEDDLPPSYEEAIRNAQYTHVPGQLT, encoded by the exons atggaggaggatgagctgCAACAGGCAGGACCACAGGTCGTAGTTGTTCAACAGCCAGTTGTTGCTCGCAGGCGAACTGAGGATCTACTGCCCCCACATCTACGAAGAGGGTTAAAG ATGAGTAACGGCTGCACAATCCCGGGAACTTCCATTGttgtcctgggtgttggagggtttctggtcctGCTCTTGGGCATGGTAATGTTCTCCAGGATTGATGACTTGTTGGCATTCGGACTTGGCATGCTAATCCttggag GTGCTTGTGCCATAACCAGCTGCCGGTTGGGTTTCATCGCTCGTCGGGACTACAACGCCTTGCCTCCAGACCATCCAGACCGCATCAAGTACTCCTCCAGGCCAGTGGTTGCTCTCCCCGACCCAGATGTCGGAGTAGGAACCACTACTTATCAGTTCCCACCCACAGTGCATGAGGTTGACTACCCATCAACCTCGATTGAAGGACAAGAGGCAAGCTGGCCAGCGTCGTCAACTGTAGCACAGGTTAACAACCCATCGCCGTTACCGCCACCATCACTTGATGGacgtacggacctgtggagtcCTACTGCTCCTATATCCTCGCAGCTCATTGAGGACGACCTTCCTCCTTCGTATGAAGAGGCCATTAGAAATGCACAGTATACACACGTTCCAGGTCAGTTGACTTAG
- the LOC139755627 gene encoding uncharacterized protein isoform X5: MQQEEQQDRPAPQVIVIQQPVMVDSRSLNRCNPYLQRGVKFSNGCRCPGFLFILAGTFGFFFLYVGLIITFVIGNGAMAIGIILILVGAVGAISCCRLCHMARRDYNALPPDHPDRIKYSGVGPLPVQVGGTTTTYQFPPGTQVVSYPPSAAVQALGYQGSPGQAAGHPPSSGGQTLNPSAPAASAVHTNNDLPPSYEDAITKTHYT, translated from the exons ATGCAGCAGGAAGAGCAGCAAGACCGGCCAGCACCGCAAGTCATAGTCATACAACAGCCTGTTATGGTAGACAGTCGGAGCCTAAATAGATGCAACCCGTATTTACAAAGAGGAGTCAAG TTTAGCAACGGCTGCAGGTGTCCGGGATTCCTCTTCATATTAGCAGGAACTTTTGGATTCTTCTTCCTCTACGTAGGCCTCATAATAACCTTCGTTATCGGGAATGGCGCGATGGCGATAGGCATCATCTTAATACTTGTTGGAG CTGTGGGTGCAATATCCTGTTGTCGTCTTTGCCACATGGCTCGACGAGATTACAACGCTCTGCCTCCCGACCATCCAGACCGCATCAAGTACTCTGGAGTGGGTCCTCTCCCCGTGCAAGTTGGgggaaccaccaccacctatcaGTTCCCACCTGGAACACAGGTGGTTAGCTACCCGCCATCAGCTGCAGTACAGGCTCTTGGATACCAAGGATCGCCAGGACAGGCTGCTGGTCACCCACCATCAAGTGGAGGACAGACACTCAATCCATCTGCTCCCGCTGCCTCAGCAGTACACACAAATAATGACCTTCCTCCTTCCTATGAAGATGCTATTACAAAGACGCATTATACATAG
- the LOC139755626 gene encoding uncharacterized protein isoform X1: MEQQQQQPPPQVLVIQQPVVVDSEANRTHPSIRRGVQFNNGCHIPGSLFITMGSVGLALFFLGCSLVNSGGKMKEIGIFMIIFGVMGVLSCCFLCDKAHRDYKALPEDHPDRIKYSGVVPVPIRNIGTTCQLPPGTQVVSYPASTGGQAVGSSSTGRETVRHPPSTGRQAVGSSSTGRETVRHPPSTGRQIVGSSSTGRKAVGSPSTGGQTVCSPSTGRQAVGSPSTGGQPIGSPSTGGQPIGSPSTRGQPIGSPSTGGQAESRVTPSAPPASTQYAYDDAPPSYAEATKNTMQI, translated from the exons atggagcagcagcagcagcagccaccaccacaagtcTTAGTAATTCAACAGCCCGTTGTGGTCGACAGCGAGGCCAATAGAACCCACCCGAGTATAAGAAGAGGAGTTCAG TTCAATAATGGCTGCCACATACCAGGAAGCCTCTTCATTACCATGGGAAGTGTAGGATTGGCGCTCTTCTTCTTAGGATGCTCACTAGTTAACTCCGgcgggaaaatgaaagaaattggtATCTTCATGATCATCTTTGGAG TTATGGGTGTACTATCCTGCTGCTTCCTGTGCGACAAGGCTCACAGGGACTACAAAGCCTTGCCGGAAGACCATCCAGACCGCATCAAATACTCTGGGGTTGTGCCCGTCCCTATACGAAATATTGGAACAACTTGTCAGCTGCCACCTGGAACACAGGTGGTTAGTTACCCAGCATCGACTGGAGGACAGGCTGTTGGCTCATCGTCAACTGGAAGAGAGACTGTTCGTCACCCACCATCAACTGGAAGACAGGCTGTTGGCTCATCGTCAACTGGAAGAGAGACTGTTCGTCACCCACCATCAACTGGAAGACAGATTGTTGGCTCATCGTCAACTGGAAGAAAGGCTGTTGGCTCCCCATCAACTGGAGGACAGACTGTTTGCTCACCATCAACTGGAAGACAGGCTGTCGGCTCCCCATCAACTGGAGGACAACCTATTGGCTCACCATCAACTGGAGGACAACCTATTGGCTCCCCATCAACTAGAGGACAACCTATTGGCTCACCATCAACTGGAGGACAGGCAGAGAGTCGTGTCACTCCATCTGCACCTCCCGCCTCAACACAATACGCATATGATGATGCTCCTCCCTCTTATGCAGAAGCCACCAAAAATACTATGCAGATATAA
- the LOC139755626 gene encoding uncharacterized protein isoform X2 gives MGSVGLALFFLGCSLVNSGGKMKEIGIFMIIFGVMGVLSCCFLCDKAHRDYKALPEDHPDRIKYSGVVPVPIRNIGTTCQLPPGTQVVSYPASTGGQAVGSSSTGRETVRHPPSTGRQAVGSSSTGRETVRHPPSTGRQIVGSSSTGRKAVGSPSTGGQTVCSPSTGRQAVGSPSTGGQPIGSPSTGGQPIGSPSTRGQPIGSPSTGGQAESRVTPSAPPASTQYAYDDAPPSYAEATKNTMQI, from the exons ATGGGAAGTGTAGGATTGGCGCTCTTCTTCTTAGGATGCTCACTAGTTAACTCCGgcgggaaaatgaaagaaattggtATCTTCATGATCATCTTTGGAG TTATGGGTGTACTATCCTGCTGCTTCCTGTGCGACAAGGCTCACAGGGACTACAAAGCCTTGCCGGAAGACCATCCAGACCGCATCAAATACTCTGGGGTTGTGCCCGTCCCTATACGAAATATTGGAACAACTTGTCAGCTGCCACCTGGAACACAGGTGGTTAGTTACCCAGCATCGACTGGAGGACAGGCTGTTGGCTCATCGTCAACTGGAAGAGAGACTGTTCGTCACCCACCATCAACTGGAAGACAGGCTGTTGGCTCATCGTCAACTGGAAGAGAGACTGTTCGTCACCCACCATCAACTGGAAGACAGATTGTTGGCTCATCGTCAACTGGAAGAAAGGCTGTTGGCTCCCCATCAACTGGAGGACAGACTGTTTGCTCACCATCAACTGGAAGACAGGCTGTCGGCTCCCCATCAACTGGAGGACAACCTATTGGCTCACCATCAACTGGAGGACAACCTATTGGCTCCCCATCAACTAGAGGACAACCTATTGGCTCACCATCAACTGGAGGACAGGCAGAGAGTCGTGTCACTCCATCTGCACCTCCCGCCTCAACACAATACGCATATGATGATGCTCCTCCCTCTTATGCAGAAGCCACCAAAAATACTATGCAGATATAA